One Dioscorea cayenensis subsp. rotundata cultivar TDr96_F1 chromosome 15, TDr96_F1_v2_PseudoChromosome.rev07_lg8_w22 25.fasta, whole genome shotgun sequence genomic region harbors:
- the LOC120276860 gene encoding uncharacterized protein LOC120276860, with amino-acid sequence MDYSLAALKLFCGQLRSARQDNSTSSSANVLLGILFQRAWLQGVLISGSEEGRFLLDDGTGVVELSLSSEFQPQDWKIGLYVMVVGIYNALPVGGLPLIKVHKIVDLSACPDREAMWQLEVIEAYKLFYLPSVV; translated from the exons ATGGACTACAGCTTAGCGGCATTGAAGCTGTTCTGCGGCCAGCTGAGGTCTGCCCGCCAGGACAACTCCACCTCTTCCTCTGCTAATGTCCTTCTCGGAATCCTCTTTCAGCGCGCTTGGTTGCAG GGTGTTTTGATTTCAGGATCTGAGGAAGGGCGATTCCTTCTTGATGATGGCACCGGCGTTGTAGAGCTTTCTCTTTCATCTGAATTTCAACCTCAGGATTGGAAGATCG GATTGTATGTGATGGTTGTTGGGATATACAACGCTTTGCCTGTTGGTGGTCTTCCATTGATCAAg GTTCACAAGATAGTTGATCTTTCAGCCTGCCCGGACAGAGAGGCAATGTGGCAACTTGAAGTTATTGAGGCTTATAAATTGTTCTATTTGCCATCTGTTGTGTGA